In Sphingobacterium sp. R2, the genomic stretch AGCTATATACCTGCTACTTTTTTTATGCGTCGTCTGAGGAATGGTTCTATTATGATGGTTGATTATTCCTTGAAAAATATAAACAGCTACTTCATTGTGGGGAATAGATTGTTGGATTATTCCAAAAAAAATGCGAAGATGCGTGATGTTGTAACTATTTACCTTAGTGGTATGATGAATGCCGCAGTTTGGAAAGCTTACAAAATGCCACTGAAATATCGACTTACTGTTTTTGTGGTCTGTATAAGACGCTGGCGAAAGTATGTTAAGATAAAGACACTATGCGTATTATTATTTAAAAAATATACACGAAGTTAATGGAAAGTGCCAAGCAGCAGGTTATATCTGGAGTTTTTTTTACTGCGATAGCGAAATATGCAAACTTGATTATTTCTCTTGGTGTTACTGCAGTTCTTGCACGTCTTTTGTCTCCTGAGCAGTTTGGAGTAATCGCTATTGCTATGGTTATTATAGCTTTCCTGAATTTGATTGCAGATATCGGGCTGTTTCCTGCCGTCATTCAATATAAAAATTTGACAAAAGATGAACTTGGTAATCTCTTTTCTATATCTTGCTATTTGGGAGGTTTCTTAGCTCTAGTCCTTGTTTTGATTGCCCCTAAAATAGCACAGTACTACGATCAGCCCATACTTCAAAATATCATTAGGCTATTAGCACTAGGCCTATTTTTTACAGCAAGCTCAGTAGTGCCCAATGCCTTGTTCTATCGCGAAAGGATGTTCAAATTTATTGCCATCAGAAGCTTTACTATTCAGATCATTTTGGGGGTGGTATCAATAACTGCTGCTTTTTCGGGGGTAGGTATTTATGCACTTCTGATTAATCCTATTTTATATAGTATACTTCTTTTTATCGTTTCCTATCTACATTTTCCATTGCCTTTTAAATTAAAGGTGTCTTTGGACGAAGTAAGGCCCATTCTACGTTACTCTATATTTCAGTTTTTATTCAATATCGTAAACTATTTTAGTAAAAATTCGGACACATTGCTCATCGGAAGATATCTGGGTGTGCATATCTTAGGCTATTATGACAAAGCCTATCAATTGATGTCCTTGCCGTTGCAAAATATCACGCAGGTAATTACACCGGTGATACACCCGATCTTGAGTTTGAAAAAAGGAGATAAAATGCAACTTATTGTCGCGACTGAACAACTTGTATCTGTATTGGCCTTAATTGGATTTCCTCTCACGGCATTCCTTTACTTTGCCGCCGAAGATCTGATTTATGTATTTTTTGGAGCGCAATGGAACCAAGCAGTTCCGGTATTTCAGTTATTGAGCTTAACTGTGGGCATCCAGCTCATTTTATCTTCGTCAGGATCGATTTTTCAAACAACCGGAGATACGAAGTATATGTTTTTCTCAGGATTACTTTCAGCCTCGCTGAATATAGGTGGGATATTATTGGGTGTTTTCTATTTTAATGCCATTGTGGCGGTGGCTGCATGTCTTGTAATTACAAATTTTATTACATTCCTATTTACCTATTTAATCCTCTATAAAAAAGTTTTTAGTAGAGATATGCTTTCTTTTTTTTATCTTTTAGCAAAGCCAGTTTTAGCGGGTTTATTATTGACGTTTTTACTGTATATATGTAAGATCTTTTTTATAACTGATACAATATGGTATAAGCTGATTATTAAGATATGTGTGTCATCTGCTTTTTTTATTGCTTTTACCTGGTTTGGCGGATATAGATCTTATTTGGAGTTATACTTAAAAAGAGGACGTTAAGACTGATCATCAGACCGTTAATTGGCCCAACATCACAATCTATGGAATTAAAAGTTTTATTTCTCGTCTTTCATGGCTTTAGTGCCCACAATGGTATTAGTAAAAAGATTTTTGGGCAGGTTAGAGGACTCCAACAATGCGGAGCAAATGTCAAGTTATGCTATTATGAAGTGCTAAATAATGGGCATCGTGCATGGATTGTAGATAATGAAGTGATTGCGGATTTTGGAAAGGGGATTTTTGCAAAATTAAGAAAGAGATGGGACTTTGATGAATTAACCGCGTATGTGCGTAGAGAGCAGTTTGATTTAATATACATGCGTTCTTATCACAACTCGAGTCCGGCTATAATTGGTGCATTGAGAGAATTCAAAAGAGCTGGAGCGAAAGTAGTCGTGGAAGTTCCAACATATCCTTATGATCAAGAATATACTCGTTTTATCGATAAAATTGTACAAATGCCGGATCGGTTTTTTCGAAGATCCATGGCTTTGGTATTAGATGGTATTGTGACATTTACTGAAGAGAATGAAATTTTTGGTGCAAAGACAATCAAAATCTCTAATGGGATTGATCTAGATGAAATTCCGCTACGAATTAAAAAAGCTCGAAATGAGGAGGAGATTCATTTGCTGGGGGTGGCGGAAATTCATTTTTGGCATGGATTTGATCGTGTGATAAGGGGGTTAGGTGTATATTATAATCGAAATCCGAGATGCCGAGTCTATTTCGATATCGTTGGCAATATAAGTGGAGCAAGGGAACATAATGAAATATTTTCCGCTATCGAAGCGGCGGGAGTACAGCAGTATGTTTTCATGCATGGTGCTCTTTGGAGTGAGAACCTTGATGTTATGTTTGACCAGGCAGATTTTGCTATCGGTAGTTTGGCCAGACATCGTAGTGGGATAACGTACATAAGAACTTTAAAGACCCGGGAGTATGCAGCGAGAGGGATACCTTTTATGTATTCAGAGATAGATTCTGATTTTGAAAATAAGCCTTATATTTTAAAGGCTGCGCCGGATGAATCGCCTATTGATATTGATCAAATTGTATCCTATTGCTTGTCTAAAGATTGGGAACCATCACGCATTAGAGATGATGTTTATGAATTATCCTGGAGGAATCAAATGAAAAAAGTTTTAGAACATTTAAATTTGTACCGATGCTATCATTCCTAAATAAATTTAAGGATAAATTTCATTACAATATAATAATAGAATGGTACAATATGTTGGAGCTTCTAACACGGAGGAAACAGCGATTATTACCAGATGTTATGACAATTGATGAAACTATTCAACATATTATTTCCAAAAACAGTTCTGTTAGTCGATTTGGCGATGGTGAAATGCTCTTGATAGGTGGTGAGGGAATTCGTTTTCAGCATCCTGATACCGAATTGTCTAAACGATTGGCCGAAGTCATTACGAGTGATCTTACAAACCATATCGTATGTGTGTCAGATGCATTTGTCGGTTTGGAAAGATACAATAGGCGTGCGCGTCGATTTTGGCGTGCGCATTTTTATTTGTATGGTTATTTGTGGGATAAATATCTCAAGCAAGGTAAAAGGTATGGAAATACCTTTATCACGCGCCCGTATATTGATTTCCTAGACCAGAAAAAGTCAATTCAATGGTTTAATATGTTAAAGCAAATTTGGGAAAAGCGGGATATCATTTTCATAGAAGGAGAAAAAAGTCGCTTGGGAGTAGGTAATGATCTGTTTAATAATGTCAAAAGTGTCGGTCGGATCTTGTGCCGGTCAAAAAGTGCATTCGACCAATACGATTTAATTATCGAGGAGGCAAGCAAATTGGCTAAAAATAGTCTTATCTTGATTGCCTTGGGGCCAACAGCGACGGTATTGGCGTATGATTTATCCAAATTAGGTTATCAGGCGATAGATGTCGGACATATTGATATTGAATATGAATGGTTAAGGATGGGCGCTAAACATAAAATCAATATAACGTCTAAATATGTCAATGAAGTGATCGGCGGCGATCAGGTTGTGGTAAAGGACGAGGATCTATATCAACGTCAGATTTTAAAAAGGCTGTTTTGAGGGGATGAAAATTTTGTATTATTTACCTTCACTGTATACATCTGGAGGATTGGAACGTATTATCATTTTTAAAGCAAATTATTTTGCTGATCATCTACCGAATGTGGAAGTGGTTTTAATGACATCTGAACAACTAAATAAACCCACCTTTTTTCCGTTGTCTGAAAAAGTGAAGCATGTTGACATTGATGTGCGTATTGATTACCCTTTTGACCAGTCGCCTTTATTGAAAGTGCTTCGTTTTCCTTTTCTTTATCGTCGATTTAAAAATAGGTTTCTACAAATTCTGCGACAAGAAAAGCCAGATATCGTAATTTCTACGATTAGGCGAGAAATTAACTTTTTACCATTGTTAAATGATGGAAGTGTTAAAGTGGCAGAATTGCATGTCACTAAAGAGTTTTATCATCCAAATTTTCCTAAGGGCCTAAATGGTTTTTTGCGAAAGAGAAAAGATACTATAAGGCTTGAAAAGCTAAAATTGATGGACGCGGTCGTTTTTCTTACAGCGCAAGAAAAAAGTTTTTGGCCTGAATTATCAAACGTACACGTGATTCCTAATCCGATAGTTTTGCGACCTAGAGAACAGTCTTCTTGCCAATCAAAGCAAGTTATTGCAGTGGGGAGGTATGTTCCTCAAAAAGGATTTGATCTACTAATAGAAGCATGGCGCATTGTAAATGTCCGCCATCCAGATTGGGTTTTAAAAATCTATGGTGATGGTAGTCCAGTTGAACTTCAAAATGAAATTAATCGTCTAGGCTTAGAAGAAAGCTGTAGATTAAGACCTAGCACGACCGCTATTGAAAAGAAATATTGCGATAGCTCTATTTTTGTGCTATCTTCACGTTATGAGGGGTTTGGTATGGTATTGATTGAGGCTATGGCATGTGGATTACCTGCTGTTGCATTTGATTGCCCCTCAGGCCCAAGTGAAATAGTTCGTGATGGTGAAGATGGATATTTAGTTGAAAATGGAAATATAGAGGAATTAGCCAAACGAATTTGTGACTTGATAAAAGACGATCTACTTAGAAAGGAAATGGGGAAAAGAGCACAGCTAAATAGTGCTCGGTTTCAGGTTGAAAATATAGCAGATCGATGGAAAGACCTATTTGATTCTTTTGGTAAACACACTAAAAGTGATTAACTATATGAAAAGGAGACTTAAGCTAGCTTACATTATTCCAGGTTTGTTTTATCCGAGTGGAATGGAAAGAGTGCTTACAGCAAAGGTAAATTATTTCGTCAGAGAGTTTGATTATGAGATTCACATTTTTGTTACCGACGGAAAAGGATCAGCGCCTTATTATGCCTTAGATGAAAAAATACAATTGCATCACCTCGATATAAACTTTGACGGCATTTTTTCGTTACCGTTATTGAGAAGGTCATGGAGCTATTGGAAAAAACAGCGCTTATTTAAGCGAAGACTCGAAGAAGAGTTGTGTATTATAAAGCCTGATATTACGGTGTCACTATTGAGGCGAGACATCAATTTCATTCATGAATTAAAGGATGGTAGTTTGAAGGTTGGCGAATTACACTTTAATAGGTTGGTATATCGTCAGTTTACAGATACGAGATTTCCAGGCTTTATAAGGAGAGGAATATCTAAATTATGGCAGGCGCAGCTCATTAAAAATTTGAGAAAACTTTCAGCTTTTGTTGTGCTAACGCATGAAGACGCGGGCTATTGGCACGAACTTAACAATGTTTCTGTAATCTCAAATCCCTTATCTTTCTATCCTGATGAAGCGGCATTGCTTAATAACAAACAGGTGATTGCTGTTGGAAGAATGACTTATCAAAAAGGATTCGATTTGCTGATTGAGTCTTGGCAATTAGTCTCTAGAAAGCATCAGGATTGGATATTAAAAATTTATGGTGGTGGAGATCAGGATATATATATGTCGATGATAAGGAAGTTGGGCCTGTCGCATAGTTGTTTTTTGGAAAATGGAACCTCTTCAATTGCTGAAAAATACAATGATAGTTCGATCTTTGTATTATCGTCAAGGTATGAGGGATTCCCATTGGTTTTGGGGGAGACAATGGCTTATGGCGTTCCACCAGTATCTTTTATGTGTCCTTGTGGCCCGAAGGATATTATCATTGACGGGGAAAATGGATTACTGGTAGAGAATGGTAATGTTAAACTGTTGGCTGAAGGAATATGTTTACTCATTGAGGATGATGTGAAGAGAAAAGAAATGGGAAGAAATGCAAGAAGGGATGTTAAAAAATTTGATTTGGAAAATATAGCAAAACAATGGAAAGAACTTTTTGAATCTATACAACCGGTAGAATGATAATGATATGAAGAACAAGTGGTATGCGAAATATTTATCTGTTTATCAGGTTACTCCAGATCAAGTCTCTCAGTCTACCATCGATACTATAGCGAACCAGCTTAAAAAATTTGAAGTGATAGAACCTTTGGTCACGATCTCAGTAATTGCATATAATGAGGATAAGAATTTATGGGCCTGTTTGTGGTCGCTAAGTGATCTAAAATCCCGTTATCCTATCGAAATTATTGGAGTGAATAATAATTCGATTGATAAAACGGAAGAAATTTTTAAAAAATCGGGTATCAGATATTTTAATGAGCAGAAAAATGGATGTGGTTTTGCTAGGCTATGCGGGTTGAACCATGCGAGGGGGAAATATCATCTTAATATCGACGCAGATACACTTTATCCAAGCGATTATGTAGATGTGATGGTGAGTGCATTAAAAGAAAAGGGTGTGGTGGCTGCAAGTGCTTCCTGGGGCTATATTCCAGATAAGGATCACAGTCGATTTTCGCTATGGCTATATACGTGGGCGCGAGACATTTTTTTATTTGTCCAGTCTATAAAGAGACCCGAACTTAGTGTTAGGGGATTAGTGTTTGCTTATCATACTGAATTAGCCCAAAAAGTTGGGATACGTACTGATATTATAAGAGGAGAGGATGGATCTTTAGCATTAGGTTTGAAGAAGTTTGGCAAGATAGCTTTTGTTCGCGATAAAAAAGCAAAAGCAATGACAGGTTATGGTACTCTCTCTGCGGATGGAACCTTATTCAATAGTTTTAAAGTTCGTTTGAAGAGAGCATTCAAGAATTTCTTATTGATTTTCTCCAAATCGGATAGTTACAAAGATGAAGATTCAAATTTAATTAAAAAGGATGAGGGGATATAGGTAATCTATTTAATACAAATGAGTTTGAATATTTTCTTTTGGAGTGCCTTGTTCTTGGTGCTATATACCTATATTGGTTATGCTATAGTCATTTATACATTGGCCAGGGTATTTCCATACCCTATAAAGGAGAGGGCTCAAAATAGCGACAGGCATGAGCTTCCCCCATTGACACTATTTATTACAGCCTACAATGAGTCAGAAATAATTCCAGATAAAATGCTGAACTGCCTTGCGCTTGATTATCCTAAAGATAAATTAAACATTCTTTGGGTTATAGATGGAAGTACTGATGATAGTCGTGAGCTGTTAGCAAAGTATCCGATGGTTAAGATTATCGGTTCAGCTCATAGGAAAGGTAAGACAGCTGCCGTTAATCACGGTATGGAATATGTAAAAACTCCAATTGTTGTCTTTAGCGATGCAAATTG encodes the following:
- a CDS encoding lipopolysaccharide biosynthesis protein, translating into MESAKQQVISGVFFTAIAKYANLIISLGVTAVLARLLSPEQFGVIAIAMVIIAFLNLIADIGLFPAVIQYKNLTKDELGNLFSISCYLGGFLALVLVLIAPKIAQYYDQPILQNIIRLLALGLFFTASSVVPNALFYRERMFKFIAIRSFTIQIILGVVSITAAFSGVGIYALLINPILYSILLFIVSYLHFPLPFKLKVSLDEVRPILRYSIFQFLFNIVNYFSKNSDTLLIGRYLGVHILGYYDKAYQLMSLPLQNITQVITPVIHPILSLKKGDKMQLIVATEQLVSVLALIGFPLTAFLYFAAEDLIYVFFGAQWNQAVPVFQLLSLTVGIQLILSSSGSIFQTTGDTKYMFFSGLLSASLNIGGILLGVFYFNAIVAVAACLVITNFITFLFTYLILYKKVFSRDMLSFFYLLAKPVLAGLLLTFLLYICKIFFITDTIWYKLIIKICVSSAFFIAFTWFGGYRSYLELYLKRGR
- a CDS encoding SP_1767 family glycosyltransferase; this translates as MTIDETIQHIISKNSSVSRFGDGEMLLIGGEGIRFQHPDTELSKRLAEVITSDLTNHIVCVSDAFVGLERYNRRARRFWRAHFYLYGYLWDKYLKQGKRYGNTFITRPYIDFLDQKKSIQWFNMLKQIWEKRDIIFIEGEKSRLGVGNDLFNNVKSVGRILCRSKSAFDQYDLIIEEASKLAKNSLILIALGPTATVLAYDLSKLGYQAIDVGHIDIEYEWLRMGAKHKINITSKYVNEVIGGDQVVVKDEDLYQRQILKRLF
- a CDS encoding glycosyltransferase family 4 protein, with the protein product MKILYYLPSLYTSGGLERIIIFKANYFADHLPNVEVVLMTSEQLNKPTFFPLSEKVKHVDIDVRIDYPFDQSPLLKVLRFPFLYRRFKNRFLQILRQEKPDIVISTIRREINFLPLLNDGSVKVAELHVTKEFYHPNFPKGLNGFLRKRKDTIRLEKLKLMDAVVFLTAQEKSFWPELSNVHVIPNPIVLRPREQSSCQSKQVIAVGRYVPQKGFDLLIEAWRIVNVRHPDWVLKIYGDGSPVELQNEINRLGLEESCRLRPSTTAIEKKYCDSSIFVLSSRYEGFGMVLIEAMACGLPAVAFDCPSGPSEIVRDGEDGYLVENGNIEELAKRICDLIKDDLLRKEMGKRAQLNSARFQVENIADRWKDLFDSFGKHTKSD
- a CDS encoding glycosyltransferase family 4 protein; the protein is MKRRLKLAYIIPGLFYPSGMERVLTAKVNYFVREFDYEIHIFVTDGKGSAPYYALDEKIQLHHLDINFDGIFSLPLLRRSWSYWKKQRLFKRRLEEELCIIKPDITVSLLRRDINFIHELKDGSLKVGELHFNRLVYRQFTDTRFPGFIRRGISKLWQAQLIKNLRKLSAFVVLTHEDAGYWHELNNVSVISNPLSFYPDEAALLNNKQVIAVGRMTYQKGFDLLIESWQLVSRKHQDWILKIYGGGDQDIYMSMIRKLGLSHSCFLENGTSSIAEKYNDSSIFVLSSRYEGFPLVLGETMAYGVPPVSFMCPCGPKDIIIDGENGLLVENGNVKLLAEGICLLIEDDVKRKEMGRNARRDVKKFDLENIAKQWKELFESIQPVE
- a CDS encoding glycosyltransferase family 2 protein, yielding MKNKWYAKYLSVYQVTPDQVSQSTIDTIANQLKKFEVIEPLVTISVIAYNEDKNLWACLWSLSDLKSRYPIEIIGVNNNSIDKTEEIFKKSGIRYFNEQKNGCGFARLCGLNHARGKYHLNIDADTLYPSDYVDVMVSALKEKGVVAASASWGYIPDKDHSRFSLWLYTWARDIFLFVQSIKRPELSVRGLVFAYHTELAQKVGIRTDIIRGEDGSLALGLKKFGKIAFVRDKKAKAMTGYGTLSADGTLFNSFKVRLKRAFKNFLLIFSKSDSYKDEDSNLIKKDEGI